From a single Pelodiscus sinensis isolate JC-2024 chromosome 4, ASM4963464v1, whole genome shotgun sequence genomic region:
- the STX1B gene encoding syntaxin-1B isoform X2: MKDRTQELRSAKDSDDEEEVVHVDRDHFMDEFFEQVEEIRGCIEKLSEDVEQVKKQHSAILAAPNPDEKTKQELEDLTADIKKTANKVRSKLKAIEQSIEQEEGLNRSSADLRIRKTQHSTLSRKFVEVMTEYNATQSKYRDRCKDRIQRQLEITGRTTTNEELEDMLESGKLAIFTDDIKMDSQMTKQALNEIETRHNEIIKLETSIRELHDMFVDMAMLVESQGEMIDRIEYNVEHSVDYVERAVSDTKKAVKYQSKARRKKIMIIICCVVLGVVLASTIGGTLGL; encoded by the exons ATGAAGGACCGCACGCAGGAGCTGCGGAGT GCCAAAGACAGCGACGATGAAGAAGAGGTGGTTCACGTGGACCGGGACCATTTTATGGATGAATTCTTTGAGCAG GTGGAAGAGATCCGGGGCTGCATAGAGAAGCTGTCGGAGGATGTGGAGCAGGTGAAGAAGCAGCACAGCGCCATCCTGGCTGCTCCCAACCCAGACGAGA AGACCAAGCAGGAGCTGGAGGACCTCACGGCCGACATCAAGAAAACGGCCAACAAGGTGCGCTCCAAGTTGAAAG CCATCGAGCAGAGCATTGAGCAGGAAGAGGGGCTGAACCGATCCTCGGCCGACCTACGGATCCGTAAAACACAG CACTCCACCCTGTCCCGTAAGTTCGTGGAGGTGATGACCGAGTACAACGCCACCCAGTCCAAGTACCGGGACCGCTGCAAGGATCGGATCCAGAGGCAACTGGAAATAA CTGGCCGAACAACCACCAACGAGGAGCTGGAGGACATGCTGGAGAGCGGCAAATTGGCAATTTTCACTGATGAT ATcaaaatggactcacagatgacGAAACAGGCTCTGAACGAGATCGAGACCCGGCATAACGAGATCATCAAACTGGAGACCAGCATCCGGGAACTGCACGACATGTTTGTGGATATGGCGATGCTGGTGGAGAGCCAG GGGGAGATGATAGACCGCATCGAGTACAACGTGGAGCACTCCGTTGACTATGTGGAGCGAGCCGTGTCCGACACCAAGAAAGCTGTAAAATACCAGAGCAAGGCTCGGAGG AAGAAAATTATGATTATAATTTGTTGTGTGGTCCTTGGAGTAGTTCTTGCTTCCACAATTGGGGGGACTCTGGGGTTGTAA
- the STX1B gene encoding syntaxin-1B isoform X1: MKDRTQELRSAKDSDDEEEVVHVDRDHFMDEFFEQVEEIRGCIEKLSEDVEQVKKQHSAILAAPNPDEKTKQELEDLTADIKKTANKVRSKLKAIEQSIEQEEGLNRSSADLRIRKTQHSTLSRKFVEVMTEYNATQSKYRDRCKDRIQRQLEITGRTTTNEELEDMLESGKLAIFTDDIKMDSQMTKQALNEIETRHNEIIKLETSIRELHDMFVDMAMLVESQGEMIDRIEYNVEHSVDYVERAVSDTKKAVKYQSKARRVPTQPTSRSGRERDDTLVLCPRIHPCTL; the protein is encoded by the exons ATGAAGGACCGCACGCAGGAGCTGCGGAGT GCCAAAGACAGCGACGATGAAGAAGAGGTGGTTCACGTGGACCGGGACCATTTTATGGATGAATTCTTTGAGCAG GTGGAAGAGATCCGGGGCTGCATAGAGAAGCTGTCGGAGGATGTGGAGCAGGTGAAGAAGCAGCACAGCGCCATCCTGGCTGCTCCCAACCCAGACGAGA AGACCAAGCAGGAGCTGGAGGACCTCACGGCCGACATCAAGAAAACGGCCAACAAGGTGCGCTCCAAGTTGAAAG CCATCGAGCAGAGCATTGAGCAGGAAGAGGGGCTGAACCGATCCTCGGCCGACCTACGGATCCGTAAAACACAG CACTCCACCCTGTCCCGTAAGTTCGTGGAGGTGATGACCGAGTACAACGCCACCCAGTCCAAGTACCGGGACCGCTGCAAGGATCGGATCCAGAGGCAACTGGAAATAA CTGGCCGAACAACCACCAACGAGGAGCTGGAGGACATGCTGGAGAGCGGCAAATTGGCAATTTTCACTGATGAT ATcaaaatggactcacagatgacGAAACAGGCTCTGAACGAGATCGAGACCCGGCATAACGAGATCATCAAACTGGAGACCAGCATCCGGGAACTGCACGACATGTTTGTGGATATGGCGATGCTGGTGGAGAGCCAG GGGGAGATGATAGACCGCATCGAGTACAACGTGGAGCACTCCGTTGACTATGTGGAGCGAGCCGTGTCCGACACCAAGAAAGCTGTAAAATACCAGAGCAAGGCTCGGAGG